A portion of the Corynebacterium occultum genome contains these proteins:
- the trhA gene encoding PAQR family membrane homeostasis protein TrhA, giving the protein MEPTRISAEGRNPDFENRGGESGEAEPLIELTHWVYDRGHRPSTRGWFHFFAAILGVIAGSVLATYAWMSIIWWQALGVTLYAVGVVVLFGVSAAYHLGPWRRKKTVDWWRRADHATIAVFIAATYTPFCLIALPPQTATWMLTLAWAGALGSVILNLVWIDHPRWLGTLVYLVIGWLIVPLVPQLLHNAGEAVLWLLLAGGIVYTLGALVYAFRWPGRDARWIGYHELFHLATIIAAVVHMVAVWMVVNQAAGVI; this is encoded by the coding sequence ATGGAACCCACGCGAATTTCCGCTGAAGGCAGGAACCCGGATTTCGAGAATCGCGGCGGCGAATCCGGAGAGGCTGAACCCCTGATCGAGTTGACCCACTGGGTCTACGACCGTGGGCACCGGCCTTCAACCCGTGGCTGGTTCCATTTCTTCGCCGCGATCCTCGGGGTGATCGCGGGTTCGGTGCTGGCCACCTACGCCTGGATGAGCATCATCTGGTGGCAGGCACTGGGAGTCACCCTCTACGCAGTCGGCGTGGTGGTGCTCTTCGGGGTCTCCGCCGCCTATCATCTGGGCCCCTGGCGGAGAAAGAAGACGGTGGACTGGTGGCGTCGCGCTGATCACGCCACCATCGCGGTGTTCATCGCCGCCACATACACCCCCTTCTGTCTGATCGCATTGCCTCCGCAGACCGCCACCTGGATGTTGACCCTGGCCTGGGCAGGGGCATTGGGCAGCGTGATTCTCAACCTGGTGTGGATCGATCATCCCCGCTGGCTCGGGACGCTGGTCTACCTGGTCATCGGCTGGTTGATCGTGCCCCTGGTGCCGCAGCTGCTGCACAACGCCGGGGAGGCGGTGCTGTGGCTGTTGCTCGCCGGGGGCATCGTCTACACCCTGGGGGCGCTGGTCTACGCCTTCCGTTGGCCGGGTCGGGATGCCCGCTGGATCGGATACCATGAGCTCTTTCACCTGGCGACCATCATCGCCGCCGTGGTTCACATGGTGGCGGTGTGGATGGTGGTGAATCAGGCGGCGGGGGTCATCTGA
- a CDS encoding acyl-CoA dehydrogenase family protein, with amino-acid sequence MKTIYTDQPRSAEEYLAPRADDWSDYRVRALAEGEKYLAAIDGILELVRENAHHSEEDGKVADSTVEAMISTGLFRSFTPLQYGGLEMAPAAFYEGVMRIAEADSSAAWIAGQLNIHAYEIALMDKRMQDEFWVDGPDTRASSSYAPIGKWEEVEGGYRLNGTWTFSSGVDHASWVILGGRDRNFVVPIEDVIIDHNSWDVQGLKGTGSKAVTLTDVFVPRYRTHHLIDTYNDQNLGWEVNNRPLYWMSWLSLFNSTPVNTAIGTALDGINIFIEQSRVRLTRQGTGAPAAQNPFLHLKVAESLSGVRTVKQRQLNTWREFFDIACEGKEVPSIDRMRLRYETAEAIAISFESLTHLWPIAGAAASASFNPLQQKLRDLMAARNHGSAGKELAAGQYVKAIFGLEPAPFSDFGTLAFYK; translated from the coding sequence ATGAAAACCATCTACACCGATCAGCCGAGATCCGCCGAGGAGTACCTGGCACCTCGTGCTGATGACTGGAGTGACTACCGTGTCCGTGCTCTGGCTGAAGGTGAGAAGTACCTGGCTGCAATCGACGGCATCCTCGAGCTGGTCCGGGAGAACGCCCACCATTCTGAGGAGGACGGCAAGGTTGCTGACTCCACCGTAGAGGCGATGATCAGCACCGGCCTCTTCCGCTCCTTCACTCCACTGCAGTACGGCGGACTGGAAATGGCTCCGGCTGCTTTCTACGAGGGGGTCATGCGCATCGCTGAGGCTGACAGCTCAGCAGCCTGGATCGCCGGGCAGCTCAATATCCACGCTTATGAGATCGCCCTGATGGACAAGCGGATGCAGGATGAATTCTGGGTTGATGGACCGGACACCCGTGCCTCAAGCTCCTACGCTCCGATCGGCAAGTGGGAGGAGGTTGAGGGCGGTTACCGACTCAATGGCACCTGGACATTCTCCAGCGGTGTGGATCATGCGAGCTGGGTGATTCTGGGAGGTCGGGATCGTAACTTCGTAGTGCCGATCGAGGACGTCATCATTGACCACAACAGCTGGGATGTGCAGGGCCTCAAGGGCACCGGTAGCAAGGCCGTCACACTCACGGATGTCTTCGTGCCGCGCTACCGCACCCACCATCTGATTGATACCTACAATGATCAGAACCTGGGATGGGAGGTCAATAACCGGCCGCTCTACTGGATGTCCTGGCTGTCCCTGTTCAACTCCACCCCGGTGAACACCGCCATCGGTACCGCTCTGGACGGAATCAACATCTTCATCGAGCAGTCCAGGGTACGACTGACCCGCCAGGGAACCGGCGCCCCTGCCGCCCAGAATCCCTTCCTGCATCTGAAGGTCGCGGAATCACTCAGTGGAGTACGCACCGTCAAGCAGCGTCAGCTGAACACCTGGCGTGAGTTCTTCGATATCGCCTGTGAAGGCAAAGAAGTCCCGAGCATCGACCGGATGCGCCTGCGCTATGAGACCGCTGAGGCGATCGCCATCAGCTTCGAATCCCTCACCCACCTCTGGCCGATCGCCGGCGCAGCCGCCTCCGCCAGCTTCAACCCCCTGCAGCAGAAACTGCGTGATCTCATGGCTGCGCGTAACCATGGTTCTGCCGGCAAGGAACTGGCTGCTGGCCAGTATGTCAAGGCCATCTTCGGCCTGGAACCGGCCCCTTTCTCCGATTTCGGCACCCTGGCCTTCTACAAGTAG
- a CDS encoding flavin-containing monooxygenase, with protein MNNQHIYDSIIIGAGFGGLGQGAQFVQDGIDNFLILEKEDTLGGVWRDNNYPGAACDTQAVIYCYSYHLHLDVSRMYAGRDELLRYLTSLADKFGLHQHLRTNSLVTETTWDEDSKLWEITTATGEIYLSRSWVPAWGQLGIPNIPDLPGLEAFEGETFHSVEWRHDLELRGKKVASIGAAATAVQYVPEVAKVASQLSVFQRSANYIMPRSQQIFSDEQITEFQQNPDTYRKVRKAIHQEREAGFERTRKQTDAAAEGMRLAREHMESVITDPKLREQFTPDYDFGCKRILRSDDFYPTFNHENVSLVTEGIQRVTPKGIVTADGVEHEVDIIIFGTGFKSHAFQGDMQVIGREGRDLSDRWGNAPEAFLGMCVDGYPNMFIIYGPNTNLNHHSIVAMIEAQNRYVSQAVALLKEDAELVLDVTPDTLNEFNAHVQEELDNSAFSADCSSWYKNADGKVINNWSGTVKEYHDLTRALDLVDYGIAAPVKV; from the coding sequence ATGAACAACCAGCACATCTACGATTCCATCATCATCGGAGCCGGTTTCGGTGGCCTCGGACAGGGTGCCCAGTTCGTTCAGGACGGCATCGACAACTTTCTGATCCTGGAGAAGGAGGACACCCTGGGTGGTGTGTGGCGTGATAACAATTACCCCGGTGCCGCCTGCGACACCCAGGCGGTCATCTACTGCTACAGCTACCATCTCCACCTCGATGTCTCCCGCATGTACGCTGGCCGCGATGAGCTGCTGCGCTACCTGACCTCCCTCGCCGATAAGTTCGGGCTGCACCAGCACCTACGCACCAACTCTCTGGTCACCGAGACCACCTGGGATGAGGACTCGAAGCTCTGGGAGATCACCACCGCCACCGGTGAGATCTACCTCAGCCGCTCCTGGGTGCCAGCCTGGGGCCAGCTGGGCATTCCGAATATCCCGGACCTCCCGGGTCTGGAAGCCTTCGAAGGAGAGACCTTCCACTCTGTTGAGTGGCGCCATGACCTCGAGCTGAGGGGCAAAAAGGTCGCCTCCATCGGTGCTGCGGCCACCGCCGTGCAGTACGTTCCAGAGGTGGCGAAGGTCGCCTCCCAGCTGAGTGTGTTCCAACGTTCCGCAAACTACATCATGCCGCGTTCCCAGCAGATCTTCAGTGATGAACAGATCACCGAGTTCCAGCAGAATCCGGATACCTACCGCAAGGTGCGTAAGGCGATCCACCAGGAACGTGAAGCCGGTTTTGAACGCACCCGCAAACAGACCGATGCTGCGGCTGAAGGGATGCGCCTGGCGCGGGAGCACATGGAGAGCGTGATCACCGATCCGAAGCTGCGAGAGCAGTTCACCCCGGACTATGACTTCGGCTGCAAGCGCATCCTGCGTTCCGATGACTTCTACCCCACCTTCAACCACGAGAATGTCTCCCTGGTCACCGAGGGCATCCAGCGGGTCACCCCGAAGGGCATCGTCACGGCCGACGGCGTGGAGCATGAGGTGGACATCATCATCTTCGGCACCGGATTCAAATCCCACGCCTTCCAGGGCGATATGCAGGTCATCGGCCGCGAGGGCCGGGACCTGTCCGATCGCTGGGGGAATGCGCCGGAGGCTTTCCTGGGCATGTGTGTCGACGGCTACCCGAACATGTTCATCATCTACGGCCCCAACACCAACCTCAACCACCACTCCATCGTGGCCATGATCGAGGCCCAGAACCGGTATGTCAGCCAGGCGGTTGCCCTCCTCAAGGAGGATGCCGAGCTGGTGCTCGATGTCACTCCCGACACCCTGAACGAGTTCAACGCCCATGTCCAGGAAGAGCTGGATAACTCCGCCTTCTCTGCGGACTGTTCCTCCTGGTACAAGAACGCGGACGGCAAGGTCATCAACAACTGGTCCGGAACCGTCAAGGAGTACCACGATCTGACCCGTGCTCTGGATCTGGTGGACTACGGTATCGCTGCTCCCGTCAAGGTCTAA
- a CDS encoding alpha/beta fold hydrolase, whose translation MTTIPEPCEPRSIWTYLNTVPHRLGWVEANQVSTRYLESGDPEGEVLLLLHGTAGSLENFCANYGPLGEHYRVIGIDMLGCGYTAKPDRPYLIADYAEHALACLDALGIEKAAVIGVSLGSWVGARMAHLEPGRITSLTMVAPAGIVVDVEKEKAVGADVRNRRQNAAQAPSWESVTTAMGRLMLNPADLIDDLVSVRLRIYQQPEMATAMGNLLAFTRGDQHLSLEEWQELTLPVLVIAAVEAPNMFLDNAYALAEVLPRPTLVELSGCDHWAQFEQPEAFHRAALDFLSSVSAGAAVNVVEERV comes from the coding sequence ATGACGACAATCCCGGAGCCCTGCGAGCCCCGCAGCATTTGGACTTACCTGAACACCGTGCCCCACCGACTCGGCTGGGTGGAGGCGAATCAGGTTTCCACCAGGTACCTGGAATCCGGCGATCCGGAGGGAGAGGTACTTCTGTTGCTCCACGGCACTGCCGGAAGCCTCGAGAACTTCTGCGCCAATTATGGCCCGCTGGGGGAGCACTACCGGGTGATCGGTATCGACATGCTCGGCTGTGGTTACACCGCTAAGCCGGACCGGCCCTACCTGATCGCTGATTATGCTGAACATGCCCTGGCCTGCCTGGATGCACTCGGTATCGAGAAAGCTGCTGTCATCGGGGTGTCCCTGGGTTCCTGGGTCGGAGCCCGCATGGCGCATCTGGAACCGGGGAGAATCACCAGTCTGACCATGGTGGCCCCAGCCGGCATCGTGGTTGATGTTGAGAAGGAGAAGGCAGTGGGGGCGGATGTCCGCAACCGGCGTCAGAACGCGGCGCAGGCACCCTCCTGGGAATCCGTGACCACCGCGATGGGGCGTCTCATGCTCAATCCCGCCGATCTCATCGATGATCTGGTTTCGGTCCGGCTGCGGATCTACCAGCAACCCGAGATGGCCACCGCCATGGGTAACCTGCTGGCCTTCACCCGTGGAGATCAGCACCTGAGCCTGGAGGAGTGGCAGGAACTGACTCTGCCGGTGCTGGTGATTGCCGCAGTAGAGGCACCCAATATGTTCCTGGACAATGCCTATGCACTGGCAGAGGTACTGCCTCGTCCCACGCTGGTGGAATTAAGCGGTTGTGATCACTGGGCCCAGTTTGAACAACCCGAGGCCTTCCACCGGGCGGCCCTGGATTTCCTGTCCTCGGTCTCCGCTGGGGCTGCCGTGAATGTGGTTGAGGAGCGAGTCTGA
- a CDS encoding alpha/beta hydrolase, translating into MYTTHDEYSGRPVAEDAQEVLQAFRDSGAVSFHRIAINEVRERYVTATAAAALPKLTGVSETDFQVDQFRVRLYDPRPVEHRDQPTPGIVFIHGGGWLMGDLRTHDSVAHRLAARTGQPLIAVDYRLAPEHRYPAAIDDCRVALRWFAERADLHGIQLSSVSFIGDSAGGQLSATLTNEAVQTGIPRVNSQVLLYPITDISDKNLDNSLSYQRLTTGFPMVADTMRWFIDTYVDKGEVRARPDLSPLLATLPEHLPPSYVITVDNDPLADEGGCYALKLASSGATVRYDHLLGYAHGLFTSAGKIPTGERYLHEAADFISQHSC; encoded by the coding sequence ATGTACACCACCCACGATGAATACAGCGGCCGCCCCGTGGCCGAGGATGCTCAGGAGGTGCTACAGGCATTCCGTGATTCCGGCGCCGTCTCCTTCCACCGCATCGCGATCAATGAGGTCCGCGAACGCTATGTCACCGCCACCGCAGCCGCAGCGCTACCCAAACTGACCGGGGTCAGCGAAACTGACTTCCAGGTAGATCAGTTCCGGGTCCGGCTCTATGACCCACGTCCGGTCGAGCATCGTGATCAGCCGACCCCCGGCATCGTGTTCATCCACGGTGGTGGCTGGTTGATGGGCGATCTACGCACCCATGACTCCGTTGCGCATCGCCTGGCGGCACGCACCGGGCAGCCGTTGATCGCGGTGGATTATCGGCTGGCGCCGGAGCACCGCTACCCGGCGGCGATCGATGACTGCCGGGTGGCATTGCGCTGGTTTGCTGAGCGTGCTGACCTCCATGGGATACAGCTGAGTTCAGTGAGCTTCATCGGGGACAGTGCAGGTGGCCAGCTGTCCGCCACATTGACAAATGAAGCAGTCCAAACCGGAATACCCCGGGTGAATTCCCAGGTGCTGCTCTACCCGATCACCGACATCAGCGACAAAAACCTCGATAATTCTCTCTCCTACCAGCGGTTGACCACCGGCTTTCCCATGGTGGCTGACACCATGCGCTGGTTCATCGACACCTATGTAGACAAAGGTGAGGTCCGTGCACGTCCGGATCTGAGTCCTTTGCTGGCAACCCTGCCGGAGCACTTGCCACCGAGTTATGTGATCACGGTAGACAATGATCCCCTGGCTGACGAAGGTGGCTGCTACGCCCTGAAGCTGGCCAGCTCCGGGGCCACGGTCCGTTATGATCATCTCCTCGGTTATGCCCACGGTCTATTCACCTCTGCCGGCAAGATTCCTACCGGGGAGCGTTATCTACATGAGGCCGCTGACTTCATAAGCCAGCACAGCTGCTGA
- a CDS encoding MmgE/PrpD family protein, whose product MSAPTTTDAKRDTTTTIIDQLVNHVLDTPFEAFSEETIEAAKMRLVDALGCTVSGSGVAQNDALTSLFQEWGGAPQATVLGSGLKLPLAQAAMINSLQTRSFDFEVCGPEPEGINRGKMVGHVASTTEPTALNVGEYTHADGKELLAAVILGGDVAARISVSNTFNFDADFEVCGTSNTFGATAVVGRLMGLSHEQLRNAFGIALNLMAGSYQGIWDGAHSFKLPGAQAAYNGVISCQMSLNGFKGVDDALESRLGFFHLYCKDPHPENMLADLGEVYYVKGQHKMHPSCYGNHNPIEAALFLREEHDFNGADVAEVVIGVPPNRLDHFLNQVATVEDEQPKFLFTIPYGVANALYRGRPELVHYTQPQVYDPEVLDLVTRVRLEATLPLGKNQSVHLRVKLKDGAEYETYRENPTGWLDDPVTMEQVVEKYWRNLDFAGMVNREDAARALDMLRNLEQIRDVAIITPLLTANKTH is encoded by the coding sequence GTGAGCGCACCGACCACCACCGATGCCAAGAGGGACACCACTACCACCATCATTGACCAGCTGGTCAACCATGTGCTGGATACTCCTTTTGAGGCATTCAGTGAAGAAACCATTGAAGCGGCGAAGATGCGCCTCGTGGACGCCCTGGGGTGCACGGTCTCCGGTTCCGGGGTCGCCCAGAACGATGCCCTCACCTCCCTGTTCCAGGAATGGGGTGGGGCACCCCAGGCAACGGTGCTCGGTTCCGGATTAAAACTTCCCCTGGCACAGGCTGCGATGATCAACTCTCTGCAGACCCGCTCCTTCGACTTTGAGGTCTGTGGTCCGGAACCCGAGGGCATCAACCGTGGAAAGATGGTCGGCCACGTTGCCAGCACCACCGAACCCACCGCCCTCAATGTCGGCGAGTACACCCATGCCGATGGTAAAGAACTCCTGGCTGCGGTAATTCTGGGTGGGGATGTGGCCGCCCGGATCTCGGTGTCGAACACCTTCAACTTTGATGCCGATTTTGAGGTCTGCGGCACCTCCAACACCTTCGGAGCCACCGCGGTCGTCGGCCGACTCATGGGGCTGAGCCACGAACAGCTACGCAACGCCTTCGGCATTGCCCTCAACCTCATGGCTGGTTCCTACCAGGGCATCTGGGATGGGGCACACTCCTTCAAACTGCCTGGCGCGCAGGCCGCCTACAACGGTGTCATCAGCTGCCAGATGTCCCTGAACGGCTTCAAGGGTGTTGATGATGCACTGGAAAGTCGTCTCGGTTTCTTCCACCTCTACTGCAAGGATCCCCACCCGGAGAACATGCTCGCTGATCTGGGGGAGGTGTACTACGTGAAGGGGCAGCACAAGATGCACCCCTCCTGCTACGGCAACCATAATCCGATCGAAGCAGCACTGTTCCTGCGGGAGGAACATGACTTCAATGGTGCAGATGTCGCCGAGGTGGTCATCGGGGTACCCCCGAATCGCCTGGACCACTTCCTCAACCAGGTTGCCACCGTCGAGGATGAACAACCGAAGTTCCTCTTCACCATCCCCTACGGTGTGGCCAATGCCCTGTATCGGGGCAGACCAGAATTGGTGCATTACACCCAACCCCAGGTGTATGACCCGGAGGTTCTGGACCTGGTGACCCGGGTCCGGCTGGAGGCCACCCTTCCGCTGGGTAAGAACCAGTCTGTTCATCTGCGGGTCAAACTCAAGGACGGAGCCGAGTATGAAACCTACCGGGAGAACCCCACAGGATGGCTCGATGACCCGGTCACCATGGAACAGGTGGTGGAGAAGTACTGGCGCAACCTGGACTTCGCCGGAATGGTGAACCGTGAGGATGCCGCCCGAGCCCTGGACATGCTCCGCAACCTGGAGCAGATCCGAGATGTCGCGATCATCACACCCCTTTTGACCGCCAACAAGACACATTGA
- a CDS encoding carboxymuconolactone decarboxylase family protein — protein sequence MARIDYFDPESAPEHIIRAMGGKKKLGIFRMIANSENVGPEVLELGKKLSVGSSLPHEIREVVILRVGYLSDAAYELKQHTAVARRVGLSDEMIAAIGEYPDSCFPFTQEHLDYLHFTDAVVKETTPGDEVFSRVQVRLDNSQLVELVLLIGFYMMVSRVMNTFNIDLETGPAEPYSLRLQ from the coding sequence ATGGCACGGATCGACTACTTCGACCCGGAGAGCGCCCCGGAGCACATCATCCGTGCCATGGGTGGCAAAAAGAAGTTGGGCATCTTCCGGATGATCGCCAACTCTGAAAACGTCGGGCCGGAAGTTCTGGAGCTGGGTAAAAAACTCAGCGTCGGCAGCTCCCTGCCGCATGAGATCCGGGAAGTGGTGATCCTCCGGGTCGGGTACCTCTCCGATGCCGCCTATGAACTCAAACAGCACACCGCGGTGGCGCGCCGGGTCGGGCTCAGTGATGAGATGATCGCCGCTATCGGGGAGTATCCCGACAGTTGTTTCCCCTTCACCCAGGAACATCTGGACTATCTGCACTTCACGGACGCAGTAGTCAAGGAGACCACACCCGGTGATGAGGTGTTTAGCAGGGTTCAGGTTCGGCTGGATAACAGCCAACTGGTGGAACTGGTTCTGTTGATCGGTTTCTACATGATGGTTTCCAGGGTGATGAACACCTTCAATATTGATTTGGAGACCGGGCCCGCCGAGCCTTATTCCCTCCGACTCCAATAA
- a CDS encoding alcohol dehydrogenase catalytic domain-containing protein, giving the protein MTISTQTRLIQGAVLERSGAELPYSQSQPLRVSHLELDPPEAGELLIRITAAGICHSDLSVVNNDRPRPLPMLLGHEAAGVVEELGEGVTDLAVGDTVVMTFLPRCGDCKGCNSNGKIPCRNGSASNEAGTLLGGGRRLRREGEEIKHHIGVSGFATHAVVSRKSVVPIGADIPPEIAAIFGCAILTGGGAVLNVAKPGPEDRIAVVGLGGVGMAAVITAAALGVKEIIGIDLQTDKQQQALALGATSAMTPAEAVTAGLKVTAAIEAAGHPKALETAWAITEPGGITCTVGLPAPGQKIEIDPLEITSQARHLVGSYLGSAVPSVDIPIYEQLWREGKLNAEGLISSRIRLEDINEAMDQLQQGNVLRQIIMFGDTPLPPHN; this is encoded by the coding sequence ATGACCATAAGCACGCAGACACGACTCATCCAGGGTGCGGTTCTTGAGCGCTCCGGTGCAGAACTCCCCTATTCCCAGTCTCAGCCCCTCCGGGTCTCGCACCTAGAGCTGGATCCTCCCGAAGCCGGGGAACTGTTGATCCGGATAACTGCCGCCGGCATCTGCCATTCTGATCTCTCGGTGGTCAATAATGACCGTCCCCGTCCCCTCCCGATGTTGCTGGGCCATGAGGCCGCCGGTGTGGTGGAGGAACTCGGTGAAGGTGTCACCGATCTGGCGGTCGGTGACACCGTGGTCATGACCTTCCTACCGCGTTGCGGGGACTGCAAAGGCTGCAACTCCAACGGCAAGATCCCCTGCAGGAATGGTTCTGCTTCCAATGAGGCTGGCACCTTACTCGGTGGCGGACGTCGCCTCCGTAGAGAAGGCGAGGAGATCAAGCACCATATCGGGGTATCCGGCTTCGCCACCCATGCTGTGGTCTCCCGTAAATCCGTGGTCCCGATCGGGGCAGATATTCCCCCCGAGATCGCCGCCATCTTCGGCTGCGCCATTCTCACTGGCGGTGGCGCTGTACTCAACGTGGCTAAGCCAGGTCCCGAGGACCGCATTGCCGTGGTCGGCCTGGGCGGTGTCGGGATGGCAGCTGTCATCACTGCCGCGGCCCTGGGCGTCAAAGAGATCATCGGCATCGACCTGCAGACCGATAAGCAGCAGCAGGCGTTGGCTCTGGGTGCCACCAGCGCCATGACTCCCGCGGAGGCGGTGACCGCCGGGCTGAAGGTGACGGCCGCGATTGAAGCAGCTGGCCATCCCAAGGCCTTGGAAACCGCTTGGGCGATTACCGAACCCGGGGGCATCACCTGCACCGTGGGACTGCCCGCACCGGGGCAGAAAATCGAGATCGATCCACTGGAGATCACCTCCCAGGCCCGCCACCTGGTGGGCAGCTACCTCGGGTCTGCGGTGCCGAGCGTGGACATCCCGATCTATGAGCAACTATGGCGGGAAGGCAAGCTCAACGCCGAGGGGCTGATCTCCTCCCGGATCCGTCTCGAGGACATCAATGAAGCCATGGACCAGCTGCAACAGGGCAATGTCCTCCGCCAGATCATCATGTTCGGGGATACCCCGCTCCCACCGCATAACTAG
- a CDS encoding VOC family protein: MTTFFNPKLAHLGIFCKDLDAMIDFYTREFGMIISDAGLGKSGKAGIQRRGAFLTADPGEHHQLALIEGREPGTPPTTAQISFVIPSLSELRAFWVHVKETGIPVQVVKNHGNAWSIYIEDPDGNMLEIYAHADYYVSQPLGEPLNLDDSEEEILQQTEELVASDPKARPRAEWMAEQAAKIEAARPKLNFQLA, from the coding sequence ATGACCACTTTCTTCAACCCCAAGCTCGCCCATCTCGGTATCTTCTGCAAGGATCTGGATGCCATGATCGACTTCTACACCCGTGAGTTCGGCATGATCATCAGTGATGCCGGCCTGGGTAAGTCCGGAAAAGCCGGAATTCAGCGTCGGGGGGCCTTCCTCACCGCAGACCCCGGTGAGCACCACCAGCTAGCACTGATCGAGGGCCGCGAACCGGGTACTCCGCCCACCACCGCCCAGATCTCCTTTGTCATTCCTTCGTTGAGTGAGCTGCGTGCCTTCTGGGTGCATGTCAAGGAGACCGGTATCCCGGTCCAGGTGGTCAAAAACCATGGCAACGCCTGGAGCATTTACATTGAAGACCCGGACGGCAACATGTTGGAGATCTACGCCCATGCTGACTACTACGTCTCCCAGCCGCTGGGTGAGCCACTGAACCTGGATGACAGCGAGGAGGAGATCCTCCAGCAGACCGAAGAGCTCGTCGCCAGCGACCCGAAGGCGCGTCCCCGCGCAGAATGGATGGCGGAACAGGCTGCGAAGATTGAGGCAGCCCGCCCCAAGCTGAACTTCCAGTTGGCGTGA
- a CDS encoding flavin reductase family protein, with the protein MVISHPQTLTLQPIENGAPSDDVRAFRRTLGQFATGITVITTNTGEKLTGMTANSFTAVSLDPPLVLWSIRKESGSLAAFLESGHFSINILAENQNTVSEIFGRPRDEQFSQVEWIPGKFGAPLFPGSIAHLECETHEVIDAGDHHILIGRVDNYARFEGKPLLFSQGQFGVPTAFLESPQPAPAAGDPRLDLDNEQTIFMSLLKAANQQMSQLFQEHRHQVGVTVATGRVLNQLTVRADNVEDLGRVAFLGENTVEDALIELAGQNLVAPQAEGKWAITAPGLEVQAALRRSAAEFNAQQLRDIPVEDLAAAQRVLRTLINREFNSESENK; encoded by the coding sequence ATGGTAATTTCCCACCCACAGACATTGACACTTCAGCCGATTGAAAACGGCGCTCCATCCGATGATGTCCGGGCTTTCCGTAGAACTCTCGGACAATTTGCCACCGGCATCACGGTGATCACCACCAACACCGGTGAGAAACTGACCGGAATGACCGCAAACTCCTTCACCGCGGTCTCCCTGGATCCGCCCCTGGTGCTCTGGTCCATCCGCAAGGAATCCGGTAGTTTGGCAGCTTTCCTGGAATCCGGTCATTTCAGCATCAATATCCTCGCTGAGAACCAGAACACGGTATCCGAGATCTTCGGTCGACCCCGTGATGAACAGTTCTCCCAGGTGGAGTGGATTCCCGGAAAATTCGGGGCACCCCTGTTCCCCGGTTCCATCGCCCATCTGGAATGCGAGACCCATGAGGTCATTGATGCCGGTGATCATCACATTCTCATCGGCAGGGTAGACAACTACGCCCGTTTCGAGGGAAAGCCACTGCTCTTTTCCCAGGGACAGTTCGGGGTGCCAACCGCTTTCCTCGAATCACCCCAACCAGCACCAGCAGCGGGTGATCCAAGACTGGATCTGGATAATGAGCAGACGATCTTCATGTCCCTGCTCAAGGCTGCCAATCAGCAGATGTCCCAACTCTTCCAGGAACATCGCCACCAGGTCGGAGTTACTGTGGCCACCGGCAGAGTCCTCAACCAACTGACAGTTCGGGCGGACAACGTGGAGGATCTCGGCCGGGTGGCGTTCCTTGGTGAGAACACCGTCGAAGATGCCCTGATTGAATTGGCTGGCCAGAATCTGGTCGCCCCACAGGCAGAAGGAAAGTGGGCCATCACCGCGCCGGGCCTGGAAGTCCAAGCTGCCTTACGTCGCAGCGCCGCAGAATTCAATGCCCAGCAACTCAGAGACATCCCTGTCGAAGATCTAGCGGCAGCACAACGGGTGCTGCGCACCCTGATCAACCGCGAGTTCAATTCTGAAAGTGAGAACAAGTGA